In one Silene latifolia isolate original U9 population chromosome 10, ASM4854445v1, whole genome shotgun sequence genomic region, the following are encoded:
- the LOC141606918 gene encoding uncharacterized protein LOC141606918 — protein sequence MEEDWWFVVVVEGGKRRRGSNYYLHMENIILTSELRSTDYLGNETDHTALLAIKSKLLDPSNKVLSSWNNSIHHCSWEGVTCGHKHNRVTVLDLSSNNLAGTISPFIGNLSFLQIIWLYSNSLSGEIPTQLTHLFRLHDIWLNNNHLVGEIPPNISNCVNLRPISLGHNKLEGKLPQGLRALSKLTDLFVTHNNLTGPLFNTIQNLTSLVSINVDYNSFTGTIPNSIGMMRNLTFLEVGENELSGTLPTSLFNLSSLLILECIGNQLHGELPTNIGFTIPSLKMLNLASNNFSGLIPITLLNHTALGFIAFGYNSFTGRVPYDFRNFHNLNWLDIAHNYLEGDINFIATLVNCSQLDTLQLGPNHFSGKLPESVANLSTSLESFLIVDTPISGEIPKGITNLNNLELLSLGGCKLTGSLPQDFGKLSKLVVLHLYSNELKGRIPSSLSNLTLLSELSLEENLLEGSIPPSLGNCQSLLYLNLSYNELNGTLGNELFEGPASFIELYLHYNHLEGSLPSTMSKQGRLEILELSNNKFSGVILDGLRYCSNLQNLFMDGNSFHGNIPSSLSSLAGLQQVDFSQNNLSGPIPAFFSKFPNLYYLNLSYNNFEGRVPTSSLFANESAVFVAGNSRLYGGIKQLQLPKCNENKSRKKINLIIICSLVGLVATAVGGVGIYLSCTKNKKTPLLTGSMMGNVTMKVSYDMLLKATAGFSSENLIGTGSFGSVFKGILDGKTVAVKVLNLQRHGASKSFIAECNTLRNVRHRNLLGIITLAPKIDFQRNDFRALVYEFMPHGSLDKWLSGVDGNMSLAQRVDVAIDVAQALSYLHHECETPIVHCDLKPSNILLDNDMVAHVGDFGLARILTQPRHPNQSSTIGIRGTIGYAAPEYGLGSEPSTSGDVYSYGILLLELMTGKSPTASMFNDGYNLHEHAEAALPDQVLQIVGPSLEEDNLTEEAEDPRVVQDELQRRVECVTAVISVGVSCSNHLPQERMKIVDAISRLQSARDNLLNARSRRNLPARGARG from the exons ATGGAAGAAGattggtggtttgtggtggttgtAGAGGGTGGAAAGAGGAGGCGAGGGAGCAACtattacctccatatggag AATATTATACTAACTTCAGAATTGCGTAGTACAGATTACCTAGGCAACGAGACCGACCACACCGCGTTGTTGGCCATCAAGAGTAAGCTATTGGATCCTTCCAACAAAGTTTTAAGCTCATGGAATAACTCTATTCACCACTGTTCTTGGGAGGGGGTTACTTGTGGGCATAAACATAATAGAGTAACGGTATTAGATTTGAGTTCTAACAATTTGGCCGGAACCATATCTCCTTTCATAGGAAACTTGAGCTTCCTTCAAATTATTTGGCTTTATAGTAATAGTCTATCTGGCGAAATCCCCACACAGTTAACTCATCTCTTCAGGCTTCATGACATATGGCTAAATAACAACCACCTTGTAGGTGAGATTCCACCAAACATATCTAATTGTGTTAACCTGAGACCTATATCCTTAGGTCACAACAAGCTTGAGGGAAAACTCCCACAAGGATTAAGAGCACTGTCAAAGCTAACAGATCTTTTTGTAACACATAACAATCTTACGGGCCCTCTTTTTAACACCATACAAAACCTTACTTCTCTAGTATCAataaatgttgattacaactcaTTTACGGGAACTATACCAAACAGCATTGGTATGATGCGAAATCTAACCTTCCTTGAAGTTGGAGAAAATGAACTCTCAGGCACACTTCCCACGTCCCTTTTTAATCTCTCCTCCCTTTTAATTTTAGAATGTATTGGCAACCAACTACATGGagaacttcccacaaatattggCTTCACTATTCCTAGTTTGAAAATGTTGAACCTTGCGTCTAACAACTTCTCGGGATTAATTCCAATCACCTTACTAAACCACACAGCACTTGGATTTATTGCATTTGGTTATAATAGTTTTACAGGAAGGGTTCCTTATGATTTTAGGAATTTTCATAACCTAAATTGGTTAGATATTGCACATAACTACCTAGAGGGTGATATCAACTTTATAGCTACACTTGTTAACTGCAGCCAATTAGATACATTACAATTGGGACCAAATCACTTTTCAGGAAAATTACCCGAATCTGTTGCCAATCTCTCCACTTCTTTGGAATCATTCCTTATAGTAGATACTCCGATCAGTGGAGAGATTCCTAAAGGTATTACCAATCTCAACAATCTTGAGTTATTATCTCTGGGTGGCTGCAAATTAACGGGATCCCTTCCTCAGGATTTCGGAAAGCTCAGCAAATTGGTAGTACTCCATTTGTACTCCAACGAATTAAAAGGTAGAATTCCTAGTTCCCTGAGCAATTTAACACTTTTGAGTGAACTTTCTTTAGAAGAGAACTTATTGGAAGGAAGTATACCTCCAAGCCTTGGGAATTGCCAAAGCTTGTTATACCTTAATTTATCATACAATGAACTCAATGGAACCTTGGGCAATGAGTTATTTGAAGGACCTGCTTCATTTATTGAACTATATTTGCATTATAATCATTTGGAAGGCTCCCTACCTTCGACAATGAGTAAACAAGGTCGATTGGAAATTTTAGAACTGTCTAACAATAAGTTTTCGGGTGTCATTCTAGATGGTTTAAGGTATTGTTCCAACCTTCAAAACCTGTTCATGGATGGAAATTCCTTTCATGGAAATATTCCTTCATCACTGAGTTCTTTGGCTGGCCTCCAACAAGTTGACTTTTCTCAAAACAATTTATCTGGACCAATTCCAGCCTTCTTCTCTAAATTTCCCAATTTATATTACCTTAACTTATCTTACAACAATTTTGAGGGAAGGGTTCCAACGAGTTCCTTATTCGCAAATGAAAGTGCGGTCTTTGTTGCTGGCAATAGCAGGCTCTATGGAGGAATTAAACAACTGCAATTACCTAAGTGCAATGAGAATAAAAGCAGGAAAAAGATTAATTTGATAATTATCTGTTCACTTGTTGGGTTGGTGGCCACGGCGGTAGGGGGAGTGGGGATATATCTGTCATGTAcaaaaaacaaaaagacaccccttTTAACAGGTTCAATGATGGGGAATGTAACTATGAAAGTGTCATACGACATGTTACTCAAAGCAACGGCTGGTTTTTCTTCAGAGAACCTAATTGGGACGGGCTCTTTTGGATCTGTGTTTAAGGGTATTTTGGATGGGAAAACGGTTGCAGTGAAAGTTCTCAACTTGCAACGCCATGGGGCATCTAAGAGCTTCATTGCAGAGTGCAACACATTAAGGAATGTCCGTCATCGGAATCTGTTAGGCATCATCACACTTGCTCCAAAGATTGACTTTCAAAGGAACGATTTTAGAGCACTAGTATATGAGTTCATGCCTCATGGAAGTCTAGACAAGTGGTTATCTGGAGTGGATGGAAACATGAGCCTTGCTCAAAGGGTGGATGTAGCGATTGATGTGGCCCAGGCACTTAGCTATCTCCACCATGAGTGTGAAACTCCAATAGTGCACTGCGACTTGAAACCAAGCAACATATTGCTGGATAATGACATGGTCGCTCATGTTGGGGATTTTGGATTAGCCAGAATTCTTACTCAACCTCGACATCCGAATCAAAGTAGTACTATTGGAATCAGGGGTACTATAGGCTATGCTGCTCCAG AGTACGGCCTTGGAAGTGAACCCTCTACAAGTGGTGATGTTTACAGCTATGGCATATTGCTACTTGAGCTAATGACAGGAAAGAGTCCAACAGCCAGCATGTTCAATGACGGCTACAATCTTCATGAGCATGCAGAAGCAGCATTACCTGACCAAGTCTTGCAAATAGTAGGCCCATCACTTGAAGAAGATAATCTCACTGAAGAAGCCGAAGACCCAAGGGTAGTCCAAGATGAGCTTCAACGAAGAGTGGAATGCGTTACTGCTGTGATAAGCGTCGGTGTGTCGTGCTCGAATCATCTCCCACAAGAACGAATGAAAATAGTCGATGCCATTAGCAGGCTTCAATCGGCAAGAGACAACCTTCTCAATGCTAGAAGCAGGCGTAACCTTCCTGCAAGAG GGGCCCGAGGTTGA
- the LOC141605025 gene encoding putative LRR receptor-like serine/threonine-protein kinase At3g47570, whose product MSKQSNLQTLRLSNNKFSGVIPDGLGDCSDLQYLYMDGNSFYGNIPSPFASLSSLQEIDLSRNNLSGPIPSFFSKFHSLYYLNLSYNDFEGRVPTDSVFANASAIFVAGNSRLCGGIKQLQLPMCTKNRSKGKIKLIIQIISALVGVVAMAVGALGSYLACIKKKKIPLLSGSMLGKATMKVSYDMLLKATSGFSSENLLGMGSFGSVFKLILDGKTVAVKVLNLQHRCVSKSFMAECNTLRNVRHRNLISIITACSSIDFQRNDFRALVYEFMPNGSLDKWLHGVDRNTSLAQRVDVAIDVAHAISYLHHECETPIVHCDLKPSNILLDSDMVAHVGDFGLARFLTQPRHPNQSSTIGIKGTIGYAAPGKNSVTPNYNLSDKHHEVPLQIYLSINYSPILWLSIVMGFTCQSTDSEVSHLQRVMFTAMAYSYLS is encoded by the coding sequence ATGAGTAAACAAAGTAACCTACAAACCTTACGCCTGTCTAACAATAAGTTTTCAGGCGTCATTCCCGACGGTCTAGGTGACTGTTCTGACCTTCAATACTTGTATATGGATGGAAATTCCTTCTACGGAAATATTCCTTCACCCTTCGCTTCTTTGTCTAGCCTCCAAGAAATTGACCTTTCTCGAAACAATTTGTCTGGCCCAATTCCATCCTTCTTCTCCAAATTTCACAGTTTATATTACCTTAACTTATCTTACAACGATTTTGAGGGAAGGGTTCCGACGGATTCAGTATTTGCAAATGCAAGTGCGATCTTTGTTGCTGGCAATAGCAGGCTTTGTGGCGGAATTAAACAGCTGCAATTACCCATGTGCACTAAGAATAGAAGTAAGGGAAAAATAAAGTTGATAATTCAAATTATCAGTGCACTTGTTGGGGTGGTGGCCATGGCGGTAGGGGCCTTAGGCTCCTACCTGGCTTGTATCAAAAAGAAAAAGATACCTCTTTTATCAGGTTCAATGCTGGGGAAAGCAACCATGAAAGTGTCGTATGACATGTTACTCAAAGCAACATCTGGTTTTTCTTCAGAGAATCTACTTGGGATGGGATCTTTTGGATCCGTGTTTAAGTTGATTTTAGATGGAAAGACAGTTGCAGTGAAAGTTCTCAACTTGCAACACCGTTGTGTATCCAAAAGTTTCATGGCAGAGTGCAACACGTTAAGGAATGTCCGTCACCGGAATCTGATAAGCATCATAACAGCTTGTTCTAGTATTGACTTTCAGAGAAATGATTTTAGAGCACTAGTATACGAGTTCATGCCTAATGGAAGCCTAGACAAATGGTTACATGGAGTCGACAGAAACACGAGCCTTGCTCAAAGGGTGGATGTAGCGATTGATGTGGCCCATGCAATCAGTTATCTCCACCATGAGTGTGAAACTCCTATAGTGCATTGTGACTTGAAACCTAGCAACAtactgcttgacagtgacatggTCGCTCATGTCGGAGATTTTGGATTAGCAAGGTTTCTTACTCAACCTCGACATCCGAATCAAAGTAGTACAATTGGAATCAAGGGCACTATAGGCTATGCTGCTCCAGGTAAGAATAGTGTGACTCCTAACTATAATTTGTCTGACAAACACCATGAAGTACCATTGCAAATATATCTATCTATTAACTATTCACCAATTTTGTGGCTAAGCATTGTCATGGGGTTCACATGTCAGAGTACGGACTCGGAAGTGAGCCATCTACAGAGGGTGATGTTTACAGCTATGGCATACTCCTACTTGAGCTAA